In Vagococcus luciliae, one genomic interval encodes:
- a CDS encoding TrkH family potassium uptake protein, whose protein sequence is MPRLEFSYMKLKHLSTRYINQHLSSIQIIFLYYVLITTVAYFLLNLPFFHQDNANYSTFDMIFMAISTVSVTGLSTFNINEVFNQRGIILLEILFQIGGFGIMMVSTFFFILSKKKISLKRRQLIMTDMNSPKLSGSIRLIKNTMLTLLVIQLLFGLVFSTHFYFAEHHLDLVDSLFHGFYQSISAVTNSGFDVTGESVTPYKNDFFFLPILMLLIMIGGIGFPVLMEVKEWLFYRRENHKLPFRFSLFSRLAISIYIVLFIVGTILIYLLEKNHLFIDMSEPQKWLTSMFYSTTTRNAGLQLNNLNDFQTPTLLLFSMLMFIGCSPSSVGGGVRTTTVAILGLYMYSFIKGQENVTIFNRRIDRTDIKKAIVVFNLSVFMCFLSIMILTITENETMIALIVEVASAFGTTGLSLGITSSLSPIGKIVIAILMFVGRIGMLYTLMIFIPKEKHDRGYIYPAEKIIIG, encoded by the coding sequence ATGCCTCGTTTAGAGTTTTCGTATATGAAATTAAAGCATCTAAGCACTCGGTACATTAACCAACACCTTTCTAGTATCCAAATTATTTTTCTATATTATGTTTTAATTACAACTGTCGCTTACTTTTTACTTAATTTACCATTTTTTCATCAAGATAATGCTAATTATTCAACCTTTGATATGATTTTTATGGCTATTAGTACGGTTAGTGTGACAGGCTTAAGTACTTTCAATATTAATGAAGTATTTAACCAACGTGGGATTATTTTACTTGAAATTCTCTTTCAAATAGGTGGCTTTGGTATTATGATGGTGTCAACTTTTTTCTTCATTTTATCAAAGAAGAAAATTTCTCTAAAGCGTCGGCAATTAATCATGACTGATATGAACTCTCCAAAGCTTAGTGGAAGTATTCGATTAATCAAAAATACTATGCTGACTTTATTAGTTATACAATTACTATTTGGTCTTGTCTTTTCTACCCATTTTTATTTTGCTGAACATCATCTTGATTTAGTTGATTCGTTGTTCCATGGATTTTATCAATCCATCTCAGCAGTAACAAACTCTGGATTTGATGTAACAGGTGAATCAGTCACCCCTTATAAAAACGACTTTTTCTTTTTACCTATTTTGATGCTACTTATTATGATTGGCGGGATTGGGTTTCCAGTCTTAATGGAAGTAAAAGAGTGGTTATTTTATAGAAGAGAAAATCATAAGTTACCTTTTCGTTTTTCCCTATTCAGTCGATTAGCGATTAGTATCTATATTGTATTATTTATCGTTGGAACGATTTTAATCTATTTATTAGAAAAAAACCATTTATTTATTGATATGAGCGAACCACAAAAATGGCTGACATCCATGTTCTATTCTACCACCACACGAAATGCAGGTTTACAATTAAATAATCTAAATGATTTTCAAACACCTACCCTATTACTTTTTTCAATGTTAATGTTCATTGGTTGTAGTCCAAGTTCTGTCGGTGGTGGTGTTCGAACAACAACTGTTGCGATATTAGGTTTATATATGTATAGCTTTATAAAAGGACAAGAAAACGTTACTATATTTAACAGAAGAATTGATCGAACAGACATAAAAAAAGCCATCGTTGTGTTTAATTTATCTGTCTTTATGTGTTTTTTATCTATTATGATACTAACGATTACAGAAAATGAAACAATGATTGCGTTAATTGTAGAAGTCGCTTCTGCCTTTGGAACAACAGGACTATCACTAGGTATTACCTCTTCTCTTTCTCCAATTGGTAAAATTGTTATTGCCATTTTAATGTTTGTTGGACGTATTGGAATGCTTTACACTTTAATGATTTTTATTCCAAAAGAAAAACATGACCGTGGCTACATTTATCCAGCTGAAAAAATTATTATTGGTTAA
- a CDS encoding Mur ligase family protein, whose product MSFKSGLATTVGKSSQWILKTFFKGGSSLPGKLALKIDPTILSSLAKDYDVIVVTGTNGKTLTTALTVNILKEEFDSVVTNTTGANMLQGIVSTFLQGKKNKHGKNIAVLEIDEASLNKVTEFLTPELFLFTNIFRDQMDRYGEIYTTYQLIVDGAKKAPNAPILMNGDLPIFNSIDTINPREYYGFNHTDDEEQMAHYNTDGVLCPHCHHILHYKMITYSNLGDYYCPNCDFKRPALNVSLTDIKHMTNVSSTFTIDSHDYQIEVGGMYNIYNALAATAVAKHYNISSDKIKKGLSYDEKVFGRQEVIEIGDKKCTLVLVKNPVGLNQVIDTMKLSPYPFSLAALLNANYADGIDVSWIWDSQLEELGELDIPKVISGGERQSDMSLRLKVAGIQENNLIETSSLNQIIEEIKTAPTEHVYILATYTAVLGLRKELIQQGFIKEDA is encoded by the coding sequence ATGAGTTTTAAAAGTGGATTAGCAACAACAGTTGGTAAGTCTTCACAATGGATATTAAAGACCTTTTTTAAAGGTGGCAGTAGTCTACCTGGTAAATTGGCATTAAAAATAGATCCAACAATCCTTTCTAGTTTAGCAAAAGACTATGATGTGATTGTTGTAACAGGAACAAATGGAAAAACGTTAACTACTGCTTTAACCGTTAATATATTAAAAGAGGAATTCGATTCTGTTGTTACTAACACAACAGGAGCAAATATGTTACAAGGTATTGTATCAACCTTCCTTCAAGGAAAGAAAAATAAGCATGGCAAAAACATTGCTGTTTTAGAAATTGATGAAGCCAGTTTAAATAAAGTGACAGAATTTTTAACACCTGAGTTATTCTTATTTACTAATATTTTTCGTGATCAAATGGATCGCTATGGCGAAATCTATACAACGTACCAATTAATTGTTGACGGGGCTAAAAAAGCACCAAATGCACCTATTTTAATGAATGGTGATTTACCGATATTTAACTCTATCGACACTATCAACCCAAGAGAATATTATGGATTTAATCATACTGATGATGAAGAACAAATGGCTCATTATAATACTGATGGTGTGCTGTGTCCTCATTGCCACCACATTCTTCACTATAAAATGATTACTTACAGTAACTTAGGTGATTATTATTGTCCAAATTGTGACTTTAAACGTCCTGCACTTAATGTTTCTTTAACTGATATTAAGCACATGACCAATGTCTCTTCCACTTTTACTATTGATTCACATGATTATCAAATTGAAGTAGGTGGGATGTATAATATATACAATGCTCTAGCCGCCACTGCTGTTGCTAAGCACTATAATATTTCATCTGATAAAATTAAAAAAGGGCTATCTTACGATGAGAAAGTATTCGGTCGTCAAGAAGTTATTGAAATTGGCGATAAAAAATGTACCCTTGTTTTAGTAAAAAACCCTGTTGGGTTAAATCAAGTTATTGATACGATGAAATTATCTCCTTACCCATTCTCTCTAGCTGCACTACTAAATGCCAACTATGCTGATGGAATTGATGTTAGTTGGATTTGGGATAGTCAACTAGAAGAGTTAGGTGAATTAGATATTCCTAAAGTCATTTCTGGTGGAGAACGTCAGAGTGATATGTCACTTAGACTTAAAGTCGCAGGAATACAAGAAAATAACTTAATTGAAACCTCTTCACTAAATCAAATTATTGAAGAAATCAAAACTGCTCCTACTGAACATGTTTATATTTTAGCTACTTATACTGCTGTATTAGGCTTAAGAAAAGAATTAATTCAGCAAGGTTTTATTAAGGAGGATGCCTAA
- a CDS encoding type 1 glutamine amidotransferase — protein sequence MSDFQLNFCHLYGNLLNTYGDNGNLLLLNYYAKKLGISIETEIISVFEDFDDTKYDFVFFGGGQDYEQKIVSEDIQTKKDSITRYIENDGVMLAICGGFQLLGEYYIGANGEKINGISALPHYTLSQDNNRFIGDIEIYNKEFNETYYGFENHNGMTFLGDGEKALGAVIKGYGNNGQDKTEGVIYKNVMGSYFHGPLLAKNKQLALRLINMAMKKKYHVTFSLDDLN from the coding sequence ATGTCAGACTTTCAATTAAATTTTTGCCATCTTTATGGAAATTTACTTAATACATATGGTGATAATGGTAACCTACTTTTACTAAATTACTACGCAAAAAAATTAGGTATTTCGATAGAAACAGAAATTATCAGCGTCTTTGAAGACTTTGATGATACAAAATATGATTTCGTTTTTTTTGGTGGGGGACAAGATTATGAACAAAAAATTGTTTCTGAAGACATTCAAACAAAAAAAGACTCTATCACTCGTTACATCGAAAACGATGGTGTCATGCTAGCTATTTGTGGAGGTTTCCAACTACTTGGTGAGTATTATATTGGGGCTAATGGAGAGAAAATTAATGGTATTTCTGCTCTTCCACACTATACTTTAAGTCAAGACAATAACCGTTTTATTGGTGATATCGAGATCTATAATAAGGAATTTAATGAAACTTATTATGGTTTTGAAAATCATAACGGTATGACTTTTTTAGGTGATGGTGAAAAAGCTCTTGGAGCTGTTATTAAAGGCTATGGAAATAATGGACAAGATAAAACGGAAGGCGTTATTTATAAAAATGTAATGGGATCTTATTTTCATGGTCCATTGTTAGCAAAAAATAAGCAATTAGCACTGAGATTAATCAATATGGCTATGAAAAAAAAATATCATGTCACGTTTTCTTTGGATGATTTGAATTAG
- the ald gene encoding alanine dehydrogenase, translating into MKIGVPKEIKNNENRVALTPPFVKILVEKSHEVFVQTQAGVGAGFEDSAYEEMGATIVQNQEDAWDVDMVLKVKEPLASEYHLFKPNQILFTYLHLAPNKELTDALLENKITAIAYESVRLPDGSLPLLTPMSEIAGRMAPQTGAYFLQSINQGSGVLLSSVPGVEKGQVVIIGGGVAGMNAARIAIGLGAKVRILDINPQRLAQLEDIFGNDIETVISNSHNIEKSVKIADLVIGAVLIPGRRAPKLVTENMIKQMKPGSVVIDIAIDQGGIFETTDHVTSHDNPTYIRHDVVHYAVANMPGAVARTSTLALTNNTLPYIVKLANQSLKEIVATDEALRNGFNTYNGSLNSKVIAEDQNRLDDYKPITELL; encoded by the coding sequence TTGAAAATAGGCGTACCAAAAGAAATTAAGAACAATGAAAACCGTGTTGCTTTGACTCCACCATTTGTCAAAATTTTAGTGGAAAAGTCACATGAAGTATTCGTACAAACTCAAGCAGGAGTAGGTGCTGGCTTTGAAGACAGTGCATATGAAGAAATGGGTGCAACCATCGTTCAAAATCAAGAAGACGCGTGGGATGTTGATATGGTCCTAAAAGTTAAAGAACCATTAGCATCTGAATATCATTTATTCAAACCTAATCAAATTTTATTTACATATCTTCATTTAGCCCCTAATAAAGAATTAACTGATGCTTTACTAGAAAACAAGATTACAGCAATTGCTTATGAATCCGTTCGTTTACCCGATGGTTCATTGCCTTTATTAACACCAATGTCGGAGATTGCTGGTCGTATGGCGCCACAAACTGGTGCATACTTCTTACAATCTATTAACCAAGGTTCAGGTGTTTTATTGTCTTCTGTTCCTGGTGTTGAAAAGGGACAAGTCGTTATTATTGGTGGTGGTGTTGCTGGTATGAATGCTGCTAGAATTGCCATTGGTTTAGGTGCCAAAGTAAGAATTTTAGACATTAATCCACAACGATTAGCACAATTAGAAGATATTTTTGGAAATGACATCGAAACAGTGATTTCTAATTCTCATAACATTGAAAAATCAGTTAAAATAGCTGATTTAGTTATTGGTGCTGTTTTAATACCTGGACGTAGAGCACCAAAACTTGTTACCGAAAACATGATTAAACAAATGAAACCTGGTTCTGTTGTCATTGATATTGCAATTGACCAAGGTGGTATTTTTGAAACGACTGATCATGTAACAAGCCACGATAATCCAACTTATATTAGACATGACGTTGTTCATTATGCGGTTGCAAACATGCCTGGTGCAGTAGCTCGCACATCAACTCTTGCTTTAACAAATAATACGTTACCATATATTGTTAAGTTGGCTAATCAATCTTTAAAAGAAATTGTTGCAACTGATGAAGCTCTAAGAAATGGATTTAATACATACAATGGTAGTTTAAATTCAAAAGTAATTGCTGAAGATCAAAATCGTTTAGATGACTATAAACCAATCACAGAATTATTATAA
- the manA gene encoding mannose-6-phosphate isomerase, class I: protein MVEPLFLKPVFQEKIWGGEKLSTEFGYELTSKTIGECWAISAHPHGVCTVENGEFKGEKLDDLWEKHPELFGNPKEDVFPLLTKILDAEEDLSVQVHPDDFYGLSHEGELGKTECWYIISAEPGAEIIYGHHAKSKEELKKMIDSGEWNQLLRRIPVKKGDFFYVPSGTIHAIGSGIMILETQQSSDTTYRVYDYDRADDNGNTRELHIQQSLDVTTVPHVDPKLEITQLNDNQSSVTTFIESDYFDVFEWNVNGILEIESHAPYTLASVIEGFGYLKIGADQTYELSKGMHFIIPNGIDTWVLEGDMDIIASEPGKKDR from the coding sequence ATGGTAGAACCATTATTTTTAAAACCAGTATTCCAAGAAAAAATTTGGGGTGGAGAAAAATTATCGACTGAGTTTGGTTATGAATTAACTAGTAAAACGATAGGGGAATGTTGGGCAATTAGTGCACATCCTCATGGTGTTTGTACGGTTGAAAATGGGGAGTTCAAGGGAGAAAAGTTAGATGATTTATGGGAAAAACATCCGGAACTTTTTGGTAATCCAAAAGAAGACGTATTTCCATTATTGACTAAAATTTTAGATGCTGAAGAGGATTTATCTGTTCAAGTCCATCCTGATGATTTTTATGGGTTAAGTCATGAGGGAGAATTAGGAAAAACAGAATGTTGGTATATCATTAGCGCAGAACCTGGAGCGGAAATTATTTATGGTCATCATGCTAAATCAAAAGAAGAATTAAAAAAAATGATAGACTCTGGTGAGTGGAATCAATTATTGAGACGGATACCTGTTAAAAAAGGTGATTTTTTCTATGTTCCTAGTGGGACAATTCATGCCATTGGTAGTGGAATTATGATTTTAGAAACGCAACAAAGCAGTGACACAACTTATCGTGTATATGATTATGACAGAGCAGATGACAATGGAAACACGCGTGAATTACATATTCAGCAGTCACTTGATGTGACGACTGTTCCTCATGTTGACCCTAAACTAGAAATCACACAATTAAATGACAATCAATCAAGTGTGACAACATTTATTGAATCAGATTATTTTGATGTATTTGAGTGGAATGTCAATGGAATATTAGAGATTGAATCTCATGCACCATACACATTAGCGAGTGTTATTGAAGGATTTGGTTATTTAAAAATCGGTGCTGATCAAACGTATGAACTCTCAAAAGGAATGCATTTCATTATTCCCAATGGTATTGACACATGGGTATTAGAAGGTGATATGGATATCATCGCATCAGAGCCTGGAAAAAAGGATAGATAA